Genomic segment of Paenibacillus sp. FSL R5-0623:
GCTTCCAGCACAATGCCTCTCCGATCATGCAGAACAGAGTGGCGATAGGCAAAATCCATGTCCTCCTTGCTGTAACGTACCAATTCCCCTGTCTCCAGTACAATCTCAGCGAATTTGAATATCCGTGACACATCCGATCCATGCGCGCCTGCATTCATGTATACGGCTCCACCGACAGTGCCGGGGATACCGCTGCCGAATTCCAGACCGGTCCATTCCTTTTTGGCAGCAACCACACTGAGTTTAACAAAAGAATGCGCCGCTCCGGCGGTTACACCGCCTTCGTGAAATTCGGCATAATCAAAGCCCTCGCCTGGTTTCACCACAACACCGCGTATTCCTTTGTCTGACACCAGCATGTTTGAGCCCCGTCCAAGTTGCATCCACGGAATCTGATACGTGTGAAGCAATTGAACGAGATTCATCATCTGCTCTTTATTCTCAGGAATGACCAGTGCATCCGCAGGACCGCCGATCTTCCATGTGGTGTATTTGGCTAGCGTTTCGTTTTCAAGAACTCTGCCAACATTATTCTGGGATAGTAACGATATCCACTGATGCATGTTTGCTTCCTCCTTTGCTTCAAAACCGATGAACACGGTATATTCTGTTGTTACAGACCGTGCTCTGGCGCCATGGAACGATGGTCACGATTTATACGGTATCTTATGTCAGCCCCGTCTTGTGTGTGACAATCGCCCACAAACACACTTTATCGGCGTGCAGCAAGACGCTGAATTTCATGAACAAGCACTTCAGCTGCATCGGGTTTCCCCAGTTTCCGGGAGGCTTCAGCCATTCGTTTGCGTCCCGATTCATCATTCATAATCTTGGCAATGGCTTCATACAGGACTTTGCCTGTAAGCTCCTTCTCCAGCATCGTGAGTGATGCGCCTCCACCTTCAAGCGTGCGTGCATTGGCTTCCTGATGATTATTAGTCACGTTAGGTGACGGAATCAGGATTGAAGGAATCCCCAGTGATGTAATCTCCGCAAGGAATGATGCACCTGCACGGTTTACAATCAAGGATGTGCAGGCAAGCACCTCAGGCATATTGTGCACATAAGGCAGGACATGCAGGTGGTTTGGCATCGTACCCAATGAGCTGCGAATGGCTTCACGCGTTTCATCAAAATAGGTATCCCCTGTCACGTAAACGACATGTACATCGTCCAGTTGTTCCAGCAATGGAGCCATGTCCACCATGGCCTGATTGATTGCTTTTGCCCCGCGACTGCCACCAACCACAAGAACAACACGGCTGTTCATCGGTACACCTAACGTGGCAAAACCACGATCACGGCTAGCCTGGGCTACCGTAGTCGCTCGCGGATTACCGGTGTAAATCACCTTTTTTGCGCCGGAAAACGATTTTTCAGAACCTTCAAAGCTAACGGCAACCGTGTCCACAT
This window contains:
- the murB gene encoding UDP-N-acetylmuramate dehydrogenase → MHQWISLLSQNNVGRVLENETLAKYTTWKIGGPADALVIPENKEQMMNLVQLLHTYQIPWMQLGRGSNMLVSDKGIRGVVVKPGEGFDYAEFHEGGVTAGAAHSFVKLSVVAAKKEWTGLEFGSGIPGTVGGAVYMNAGAHGSDVSRIFKFAEIVLETGELVRYSKEDMDFAYRHSVLHDRRGIVLEATFELQHGERNVISETMAAYKDRRRRTQPLQMACAGSVFRNPPGDHAARLIEAAGLKGMTQGGAQVSTMHANFIVNTGQATAEDVITLMQQIQSTISSQTGINLVPEVFVVGER
- the murG gene encoding undecaprenyldiphospho-muramoylpentapeptide beta-N-acetylglucosaminyltransferase, whose translation is MRVVLSGGGTGGHIYPAVAIARQCEAENPDSTFLYIGGTRGLESKLVPQENIPFKSIDITGFRRKLSIDNLKTVMRFIQGVRKSKKMLKEFKPDVVIGTGGYVCGPVVYAATKLGIPSIIHEQNAIPGLTNKFLMRYVDTVAVSFEGSEKSFSGAKKVIYTGNPRATTVAQASRDRGFATLGVPMNSRVVLVVGGSRGAKAINQAMVDMAPLLEQLDDVHVVYVTGDTYFDETREAIRSSLGTMPNHLHVLPYVHNMPEVLACTSLIVNRAGASFLAEITSLGIPSILIPSPNVTNNHQEANARTLEGGGASLTMLEKELTGKVLYEAIAKIMNDESGRKRMAEASRKLGKPDAAEVLVHEIQRLAARR